A region from the Vallitalea longa genome encodes:
- a CDS encoding dihydrofolate reductase, with translation MNLIVAVDNNWAVGYKGGLLTYLPGDLPYFKEKTMNKVVVMGRKTLESLPKGKPLKGRKNVILTRDKNFSCENTVICHSKDEVIEYIRQFEAEDVLVIGGAEIYNLFMNSCKKAYVTRIYSELPADKYINNMDELENWGITWKSDINVHEGIEYQWTLYENREM, from the coding sequence TTGTTGCTGTGGATAATAATTGGGCAGTAGGATATAAAGGTGGATTACTTACATATCTTCCCGGTGATTTACCTTATTTCAAAGAGAAAACCATGAATAAAGTAGTTGTTATGGGTAGAAAGACTTTGGAGTCGTTACCAAAAGGTAAACCTTTAAAAGGAAGAAAGAATGTTATATTAACAAGAGATAAGAATTTTAGTTGTGAAAATACAGTGATTTGTCATAGTAAAGATGAAGTTATTGAATATATTAGACAATTTGAAGCTGAGGATGTATTAGTAATAGGTGGAGCAGAAATTTATAATTTGTTTATGAATAGCTGTAAGAAAGCTTATGTAACTAGAATATATAGTGAACTTCCTGCTGACAAGTACATTAATAATATGGATGAGCTTGAGAATTGGGGTATTACTTGGAAAAGTGATATTAATGTACATGAGGGAATAGAGTATCAGTGGACTTTGTATGAAAATAGGGAAATGTGA
- a CDS encoding MFS transporter → MKYKNNILLVSGNAVSKMGNNIQRIALNSWLISVSRNASLLGWISAVTYIPLLLFNFVAGYLADNKNKKRIIVITDFISAVVCLIFALCVDVSKIYIPLILVVNITLSICNAMFSPSLRALIPAIISRETLKKTNAVLTNLSELIKIIAPALTAYLLTLNFITIKTLFIINSASFLLSSISEMFIDYTYNKADTKSSFKDLFVNIKEGFYYLKSHTTIFKLIIFAMITNLFLSGYDVLLPYYSNVVLNDPKLYGIALSFEAAGAIIASLAVYLSKNKEVDPIDIIKTTIPQALSLLIAAISHPYALMLSVFLFGYFLAKFNVLFFTYLQLYCDEKYLGRVFAVNFTLVGILIPVGNIAFGYISEILSNYTFIIISAGILISSILLIRKK, encoded by the coding sequence TATCCGTTAGCCGAAACGCATCTTTATTAGGCTGGATTAGTGCTGTTACTTATATTCCCTTGCTACTATTTAATTTCGTAGCAGGCTATTTGGCAGATAATAAAAATAAAAAGCGTATTATTGTTATAACTGATTTCATTAGTGCTGTGGTTTGTTTGATATTCGCATTATGTGTAGATGTATCTAAAATATACATACCTTTAATATTAGTAGTCAACATAACATTATCAATATGCAACGCTATGTTTTCTCCTTCATTAAGAGCATTGATTCCTGCTATTATATCAAGAGAAACACTAAAAAAAACAAATGCCGTTTTAACTAATCTCTCAGAATTAATTAAAATCATTGCACCTGCACTAACCGCTTATTTATTAACACTAAACTTCATAACAATAAAAACACTATTCATAATTAATAGTGCAAGCTTCTTGTTATCATCTATAAGTGAGATGTTTATAGATTATACTTATAATAAAGCTGACACAAAATCTTCATTCAAAGATTTATTTGTCAACATAAAAGAAGGGTTTTATTACCTAAAATCACATACAACAATATTCAAACTAATTATATTCGCTATGATAACCAATCTATTCTTATCAGGATACGATGTTTTACTACCATATTATAGCAATGTCGTACTAAATGACCCTAAGTTATATGGTATTGCCCTAAGCTTTGAAGCGGCTGGAGCCATTATTGCTTCACTTGCAGTTTATTTATCTAAAAACAAAGAAGTAGACCCTATTGACATAATAAAAACAACAATACCTCAAGCCCTTAGCCTATTAATAGCAGCCATTAGTCATCCATATGCCTTAATGCTATCAGTATTCTTATTCGGATACTTCTTAGCTAAATTCAATGTATTGTTTTTCACTTACCTTCAATTGTACTGTGACGAAAAATATCTAGGAAGGGTATTCGCTGTAAATTTTACACTTGTAGGAATACTAATACCCGTAGGTAATATTGCCTTCGGATATATCTCAGAAATACTTTCAAACTACACCTTCATAATAATAAGCGCAGGTATACTAATATCCTCAATCCTACTTATAAGAAAGAAATAG